One region of Dysidea avara chromosome 1, odDysAvar1.4, whole genome shotgun sequence genomic DNA includes:
- the LOC136248305 gene encoding uncharacterized protein, with amino-acid sequence MPRRQGQRKILKKRKRSKSAPAVLHTPTKKRRKQWTNEQMKNAMEAVETTTCGVNEAARVYGVPATTLKDRVSGRVKHGTKSGPPKYLSDDEEKELADFLKESSEVGFGKTRRDILNIAESYAKQKGVLRKESGITQGWWRSFRDRQGDLSLRKGDNTAHVRMDAVNEETISDYFALLQTVMQKHGITNSPGQIYNVDESGVPLDPKAPNVVTKTGAKKVRYRSTGTKGQITIVACGSATGQVIPPTIIFEAKGVNHAWTSGGLPGMTYDYSDSGCITTDLFESWLSGHFLKHAVCERPLLLLLDGHSTHYQPEAVRYAKRNEVLLLCLPPHTTHEAQPLDCTVISPLKAQWRTVCHDFFQTNPGKVITKFNFVSLFVQAWSKAVIPTNIISGF; translated from the coding sequence AGTCAGCACCGGCGGTATTACACACACCAACTAAGAAAAGAAGGAAGCAGTGGACAAATGAGCAAATGAAAAATGCCATGGAAGCTGTAGAAACCACCACGTGTGGAGTTAATGAAGCTGCTAGAGTCTATGGTGTTCCAGCTACAACATTAAAAGATAGGGTTAGTGGCAGAGTAAAACATGGGACAAAATCTGGTCCACCAAAATACCTAAGTGATGATGAAGAGAAAGAACTTGCAGATTTTTTAAAGGAATCTTCTGAGGTGGGCTTTGGGAAGACAAGAAGAGACATTCTAAATATTGCAGAATCATATGCAAAGCAAAAGGGTGTGTTAAGAAAAGAGAGTGGGATAACTCAAGGTTGGTGGAGGTCATTCAGGGATAGGCAGGGTGATTTGTCATTAAGAAAAGGAGATAATACTGCACATGTTCGCATGGATGCGGTAAACGAAGAGACAATTAGTGATTACTTTGCTTTGCTTCAGACTGTGATGCAGAAACATGGAATAACGAACTCCCCAGGGCAGATATATAATGTTGATGAAAGTGGAGTCCCTTTGGATCCTAAGGCACCTAACGTTGTGACAAAAACTGGAGCTAAAAAGGTTCGATATCGTTCAACAGGCACAAAAGGACAAATAACTATTGTTGCTTGTGGGAGTGCTACTGGGCAAGTCATCCCACCTACTATAATTTTTGAAGCAAAAGGCGTTAACCACGCATGGACCAGTGGTGGTTTGCCTGGTATGACTTATGATTACAGTGATTCTGGGTGTATCACCACTGATTTGTTTGAATCTTGGTTGAGTGGACACTTCCTGAAGCACGCAGTGTGTGAACGTCCACTTCTGTTGCTCCTAGATGGGCACAGTACCCATTATCAGCCTGAGGCTGTTCGGTATGCTAAAAGAAATGAAGTGTTGCTTCTATGTTTGCCTCCACACACCACTCATGAGGCTCAGCCTCTAGACTGTACAGTTATTTCCCCACTTAAAGCACAGTGGAGAACTGTGTGTCACGATTTTTTTCAGACCAATCCTGGAAAAGTAATTACAAAATTCAACTTTGTCAGTCTTTTTGTTCAAGCCTGGTCAAAAGCTGTTATTCCAACAAATATCATATCAGGCTTTTGA